A window of Methylocaldum szegediense genomic DNA:
GTTTGAGTGAGCACGAGGCTCGTCAGTTGCCGGGGCGTCATCCCCAGCGAACGAAGAACGGCGAATTCCCGCGTTCTCTCGAGCTGTATCGCCAAGAGCGCGCTCAAGATGCCGATCAGCGCAACGCCGATGGCTAGCAGGCGCAACACGTGGGTGACGGCGAAGGTACGTTCGAAAAATGCCATGGAGGCATCGCGGATCTCTCTGTTCGAACGGATCAGTACGGCGCCGGCTGTGCCGGCGAGTTTGCGGATACTGGATTTTGCCTCTTCTGCCGTTACGCCGCTTGCGAGATAAAGGCCTAGCGAGGTGACGCCGGCATCGTTCCAAAGTTCGGTGTACAGGTCCCGCCGCAGGATCACGAGCCCTTGATCAGAGCGGTAATCGAAAAGGACGCCGGCGATGACCAACGATTTCATACCTCGTGACGTGCTCAGCGTCAGTGAATCGCCTGCTCGTAGCCCGTGCCGCGCGGCAAAAGGTTCGGAAACGATGACGACCGGTTCGGTCATGAAGCGTTTCCAAATATTCTGGTCGTCGCCCGATTTGAAGTGGAACGCGGACCGTTCCGGGAAGGCCGGCTGATAAGCCATGAGTTCGACACGGCCTAAGGAAGATTCGGCAAAGGTTCGGCGTGCGAGGCTGAAACCTGCGATATCGGGCAAACGAATGGCTTTCTCGATCAGAGTAGACGGCAGGGGATCACTCGCGATCCCGGGAGCGGCCGGGCGGGCAACATAAAGATCGGCCTGAAGCAGTTGTTCCAACCAATCGGCGATGGTGACGCGAAAACTCTCGACCATTGTGCCGACACCGATAGCGACCGCTACCGAAACGCTCAAAGCCGCCGTTGCCAGGCCAGTGCGGCTGAGCGCGGCGGAGGTGCCGCGGATGGCCAGGCGAACGATTGGACTCGCGGTACGCGGACAAAAATGCGTAAGCCCCAGCATGGCAGTCGGAATGAAGAGCGCGTAAGCACCGGCTACCAGGAAGATGCCGGCTATGGCTGGAATCAGACCAGCGTTCCGCCAATTCAAGAGGAAAACTCCCAGAAGTCCGCAAATCAGCCCCGACAATGCCAGTTTCGGCAGCCATCGGCGCACGCTTTGTTCCAGGCTGGAACGGTGCTGGGTGCGGACGGGGCGGGTCGAGGCCGCATCCAGGGCGGCAGGCAAAGCGGCCAATACCGAGGCCGAGATGCCGATCGCGAGGCTACGCAGTAGGGCGGTAGGAGAGACCGAAAATTGCGTGACCGTAACGACGAAATACATATCGTTGATGGTGCGGGCTATTTGATCCAGTAGCGCGCGAGCCGCAGCCAGTCCGAACATCAGGCCAAGCAGGCTGCCGGCTAGGCCGAGCAAACCGGATTCGCGCAGGATTTCGCCCATGACTTGGGCACGGGTAACGCCGAGAATGCGAAGATTGGCAAGTAGCGGCCGGCGTTGCAGCACCGCGAAACTCATGGTGTTGTAGATCAGGAAAAGCCCTACCAGCAGGGCCATCAGGCTCATCGCTTTCAAATTGGTTTCGAAGGCACGGGTCATGCGAGTCGTGGCGGTGTTTCTTCCAGCGGCATCCACCAGCGTCACATTTTCCGGCAGCAGACCCTGGAGTTTTTGGAGTTCGCCAGGATCGTCCGACAAGACGAGGTCGATACGGTCGAGCCGACCGATTTTGCCTAGTATCTCTTGGGCGGTGGCGATGTCGGCGAGGAGCAAGCCTTCCAGGGCGGGATCAGGTTTTTCTTCGGGATCGATATAGCCCACCACCCGTATTGTCTGAGGCGAACCCGCGACGTCCACGGTCAACTGGGCACCCGGACCGACACCGAGACGTTCGGCAGTGATGCGGGATATCAGCACCGTGCCGGGTTCCGTGAGGAGATCGACCAGCGCGGCCAGTGCCGATTGCGCGATCCCCTGGCGTATCGGGCTTTCGGCAAAAGGATCGAAACCGGCAAGGCGCAGGGTTTCTCCACCCGCTTCGACGTAGCCTTCGACGACTGGCGCCATCGTCAGATCGCCCAGATCGCGTCGGAGTTGCGGGTAAAGTTTTTCATCGAGCGTTCCAGATCCAGCCAGGATGTGATGGGTGGTTTTTCCGGTCAGTGCCGTCATCGAAAGCTGAAAGGCCCGGCGCGAGCTTTCTACCGCGAGATCGACCGAAACCAGCATCGCCACCCCGAGCGCGATGCCGCAAACCGCAAGTACGAGCTGTAGCGGATGGCGGTAGAAATGTCGCCGATTGGCTGTATTCAGCAGCGTCATCACGGCCTCAGCTTGCCGTCGCGGATTTCCCACACGGCGTCGGCGCGTTCCGCCACTTCCCGGCTGTGGGTAGCGACCAGCAGGGTCTTTCCGCTCTTTCTGACGAGATGATCGAGGAGATCCAGGATATGTTGGCCGGTCGTACTGTCCAGATTGCCGGTCGGTTCATCGGCGAGTATCAGAGCGGGGTCGTGCACTAGCGCCCGTGCCAGGGCGACCCGTTGTTGTTCTCCTCCGGAAAGCGAATCCGGATAACTGCCATGCCGGTCGGCCAGACCGACCTCGTCGAGCAGCGCAAGCGCCCGTTCTTGGGCTTCCGCGGCGGAAAACCCGTTCAGCTCGGCGGGTAGAGCGACGTTTTCCAGCACCGTCAAGGTCGGCAATAGATTGAAAAACTGATAGACGAAGCCGATATGTCGACGTCGAAACAACGTGCGATCCGGTTCGCGCAGGCCGTTTAGTTCGAGTCCTCGGACGATGATCGAACCGGAATCGGCTGTGTCTAGCCCCGCGATCAGATTCAACAGGGTCGATTTTCCCGATCCGCTCTGGCCCAGCAGGGCCACGAAAGAGCGTTCGCCAATCTCGGCGTCGATGCCCAGAAGCACCAGACGGCGTCGGTCGCCTTCGCGGTAGCTGTGCGTCACGCCGCGCAGAATCAGCAACGGCTGCTCGGGGTTGATGACAGTCGGAGTTTGAGTGTGCAAAACGCGCTTGACGAATGATCGGTGTCGCTTAGGACGGCACGTCGAAGTAATGGATGCTGAACAAGTTTCGGTCGTCCAGCCAACATCCCTGCACCTGGAATCCCGCTGTTCGGGCCAACGTTTGAAACTCGTGTACGGTGTATTTGTAGGAATTTTCCGTGTGCACCGATTCGCCCTCGGCGAAACTCAGAATTTCTCCAGCCAAGCGAACATTTTGGGCGCAGCGACTGATGAGGTGCATCTCGATCCGGCTCTCCCCGGCGTTGTAGAAAGCGTAATGATAGAACCGGTTCGGATCGAAGTCGGCATCCAACTCCGCATTGAGGCGGTGTAACACGTTCAGGTTGAATTCCCGGGTCAGACCTTGTGCGTCGTTGTAGGCCCGGTGCAGCACCGCTGGATCTTTCTTGAGATCGACACCGATCAGCAGGCCGCCGTCCCGCCCGACGAGCCGTGCGACCATTCGAAGAAAAGCCAGCGCATCACGCGGTTCGAAGTTGCCAATAGTCGATCCCGGAAAAAACACGACTTTTTTCGATCCGATCGATACCGGCGCTGCCTCGAAAGACTCGAAACCCGCGGTATAGTCCATGCACACGGCATGCACGTGCAACCATTGGTATGCGGTTCCTAGCGCCTCTACCGAGCGTTTGAGATGATCCTTGGAAATGTCGATCGGCATGTAGACAGCGGGACGCAGAGTTTCCAGCAGGATCTGGACTTTTTGGCTGTTGCCGCTGCCCGGTTCGATGAGAACGCAGTTCTGGCCGATGGTTTCCGCGATCGCCGCGGCGGAATCGTGGAGAATGCCGGTTTCCGTGCGGGTCGGGTAGTACTCCGGCGTTTCGCAGATCGCTTCGAACAGCTCGCTGCCGCGCTTATCGTAGAACAGTTTCGGCGGTAGTCGCTTTTTCGGGCTGCGAAGTCCTTTCAGCACCTCGTCGAGGATGTCCGTCGGCGCCGGCTCTCGGTCGGTGAATCGGATGCGTCCAGCGGTCACGAGGCGTCCTCCGCCAGGCGAATGCCGGTAAATTGCCAGCGGTCCGGCGGATAGAAGAAGTTCCGATAGGTGGCGCGGATGTGCGACTTCGGTGTCGCGCACGATCCGCCACGAAGCACCATCTGATTGCACATGAACTTGCCGTTGTATTCGCCGATCGCGCCCGCCAGCGGTTTGAATCCGGGGTAGGGTGCGTAGGAACTCTGGGTCCACTCCCAGACGTCCCCGAACATCTGCGCGATACGGTGTTCTACCGGTTGCGAGATCGCGACGGGGTGATAACGGCCCGATTCGCGGAAATTCCCCTGGATTGCGCAATCGGCGGCCGCGCATTCCCATTCGGCTTCAGTCGGCAGACGCTTGCCCCGAAAACGCGCATAAGCGTCCGCTTCGTAATAACTGACATGGCAAACGGGTTCGTTTTCGTCAAGGGGGCGCATACCCGACAACGTCATCAGCCACCATTTGCCGTCGATGTACTCCCAATAAAGCGGTGCCTGCCATCCTCGCTGTTTTAACGCGGCCCAGCCGTCCGACAGCCATAAATCTGCCCGCCGATACCCGCCGGCTTCGATGAACTCCAGGAATTCGCCGTTGGTGACGAGGCGCGAGGCAAGCCGATAATCCCGAAGATAGACTTTGTGCCGCGGCGTTTCGTTGTCATAGGCGAAGCCCGAGCCGCTATGACCGATCTCCTTGAGTCCGCCGTCGTAGTCCAACCACTCCAATGCCGGCGCCGAGCGCGTTTTCGGGTGCTTGACGGTGCTGTACGCAGGGCGCAGCGGATTGATGCCGAAGTTGTATTTGATGTCGGTGAGGAGGAGTTCCTGGTGCTGCTGCTCATGATTCAGGCCCAAGGCCAGACGAGCGGCGATCTCGTCTTGCTGCGAAGCTGGCGGCGCGCTTAGGAGTTCCGTCACGGCCTCGTCGACGTGAGCCCGGTACCGGTAGATCTCGTCCACGGTAGGCCGCGTCAGCAAGCCCCGCTGGGGCCGGGGAAAGAATGCCCCTACCGTTTCGTAATAGGAATTGAATAAATAGCCATATCGTTCGTGGAAGAGTCGATAGGACTTCAGATAAGGGATCAACAGGAAGGTTTCGAAAAACCAGGTGGTATGAGCCAGATGCCATTTCGGCGGACTGACCTCGGGCATGGCCTGGACGACATAGTCCTCGATGGCCAACGGAGCACACAAGGTTTCGCTGTCGCTGCGAACGGCCCGATAGGCACCGATTAAGGTGGTTAAATCTTCTCCGAGAGCGAAGCGAGCGGAAAGGTCGGTTTGAATCATGTTTTGCCTCCCGGGTGCCAGGAGGCATTCTAAGACGTACAGCCGGTTATGGCTAATCGTAGTCTTACTACTGGAGGGTATGCGCGGCGAAGCGCGTTGGATTGACCTGAAAGCACTCCAACCTGCCTTTATACCTGGACTAAGAAATATCGGCCAGGTCAATCTGGGACAGGGACGCCCCGGCGCGGCGGCAAGCCGCGTGACCCTAGGCCAGGTATCTTCAGGCTGGGCAGTGGCCCGTAAACACCGGAGAGGTATTTACGGGCCCGATTAGAAAGGCAGCCTGAATCACAATTGTTCGCGAAATCCCGTCCACCATTCGCCATCCGCCCGCGTTAGGAACGCTTGACCGGCATGGACGGCGGCGGCCAGCTCGCTCCGGCGAGCGTTCAACAGGGCCAGTGTGGACGCTCGATAATAGCCGTGGCACCGGTTGCAGTAGAGCGGCTGGATAAGCCAGGGCTCCAGCCGGCCCATGACCGCGCCTGCGCCGCGACGTTCGGCGTCGGCGAAAAGGTACTCGAGTACGTGGGTTTCGTGATTTTCGCTTGCGGCAATCTGCATCACCTCGGCAACGCGGTGAGGCGAAAGATAATAAAGGTACCAGCCTACCAGCTTGCCGCCCTCGGTGCGGATCTGCCGCCCAATCAGCGATCCGCGCGAGACGACGCGCGACATCTCGTCCAAAAGCCAAGCTAGATAGGTTTCGTCGTAATCGGGGCGAAGACGCCAGCGTGTCGAAAGTTGAGGCCAAGCCGAAGCCATCGCTTTCGGAGCGAGATCTTCCTCAATTAGACGTACTGGGGGCCGTGCCGAACGTGGCCGCCTTTTTTTTACTAGAGCCCCTAACGCGCGGTCGAGGAGTATCGACAGCGGTTGGCAGATGGTCATGAGCTTCCGGAAACCGGGATACTTCCGGGCGATGTATTCGCTGGCAAATGTCGCGGGCCGGAGCAGGTGTATCCAGCCTAGGCAGTGCACGTGTACGGTTTGTCCACCGAGCCGCTCCCATAGGAAACGCCCCTGCTCGTTCGCGCCATCGGTAATCGATAGGTCCTGGGGACCGTTAAGGAAGTGCCGAAGCAGAAATACTCCGGCGCCTTTGGCCCGAGCTTCCGGCAGGGTGGCGAACGGTCCGCTGCAGGCCATCCGCATCGGCCGGCCGTCGAACGTCATGCGCTGTACACTCACTCTCAGAAAGCCGGCAACTCGACCCTCGGCATCTTCGTAGACCAGCGATGGTATTTCGGGATCGTAGCCGGGCGTTTCCAGACACAAACGGCGAATGTAATCGGCGAGTCGGCCCGGTTCGGTGGGGCAATCGGTACGGAAGACCTGTTGAAGCACCGCCGCCGCAGCGTCGACGTCATCGGGCGTGAGCGGGCGAATGCCCTGGCGGCGGAGCGTTCTGACGCGTGCCAGCTCAAGCGACATCGACGAGATTTCGCTGGCTTTCGATATAAGCGGCGATTCGGTTCACCGAGCGAAACTTTTCCAGGTTCAGATCCAAATCGTCGAGCGATACCGAGATACCGAACTCCCGCTCCAATTGAGCGATCAGATTGACGAGCAGCAGAGAATCGAGCAGTCCGCTATCCACGAGATCGGCATCGGGTTCGGAGATTTCGATATTGAGACGATCGAAAAGGATTCGAGTGACTGTTTGGGTCAGCGGTTGGATGCTTTGAGGCATGCTGTACTCCGGTGTTCATGGGCCAATAAATCGAATAACAGGCGATCCAGATATCGATCGCCCAACCGATGGCAGCAACGCCGGCGTCCGATCGGTCTGAATCCGACCTTTTCCAAAACCCGAATGGACGCGACATTGATCTCCACGGCCCAGGCGGTAATCGCTTGCAGTCCCAAGCGGCCGAAGCCGTGGTCCAGGAGTTCGAGTACCGCCCGAGTGGTGTGGCCGCGAGCCAAATAGGTCTTGTCGCCGAGGACGTACCAGAGCGTGGCGGTCTTGAACCAAGGCGAGATGTCGCTCAACCCGACCAGACCGATGGGCCGCGCATTCTCTCGAGGAGCGAAAAGGCGCAAATAGTGGGTGTCCCGCTGGGCCATCACTTTCAGTAAGAGCGGCGTCAGGATCTGTGTGTCGCCGCCGAAATCGAGCCAACGGTAGTTTTCCTCGGCGGCGAGCCATTCGGCGGCGGTTGTCAGCCAATCGTCGTCAAGTTTCCGCAGAAGTGTCATGCCGAAACAGATTCCGCAAGAGAGGTCGGTCGATCTTTCCGTTGGCGTTCTTCGGGAGTCGCTCCATCGCCAGCCAACGCGTCGGCAAGGCGTAGCTGGGTAGCAGCCGGGATGCCTGTCGCCGCAAGTAGGGCGGTGACACGCTCTGACCCTGGCGCGGCACATAGGCGCAGCAGATGGTGTTGCCCTCGAAGCCGTCGGTGGGCAAGGCCACCACGGCGCATTCTTCGAGGCATTCGAGCGAATGGAAGGCCGCTTCGACTTCTCCGAGATCGATACGGTAGCCGCGGCTCTTGATCTGGGTGTCGGCGCGTCCGACGAAGTAAATGAGGCCGTCCTCGCCACGTCTCGCGAGATCGCCGGTCTTGTAAATGCGATCTTTGGGGTTGGATGCGCCAGGATAGGGTAGAAAGGCCGCCGCTGTTTTCTCAGGATCTTTCCAGTAGCCGGGACTCAGGCCCGCCCCGCGGATATATAGATCGCCGATCTCGCCGGGTGGGACTTCGTTCAGATGGGCGTCCAGGACCAGCAGCTCTTCGCCGGCGCAGGCGGTGCCGATCGGAATGGGGGTCAAAGCGTCCCGTGGACATTCGGGCACGGTGTAGTAACTGCTCGCGATCGTTGCCTCGGTCGGTCCGTAAAGATTGGTGAAACGGACATGGGGCAGTCGCTGCATGAAATGGATCAGGGTAGGCGTAGGCAAGACCTCGCCGCACCAGAGCATCCGCTTGAGCGTAGGGAAGTCGTTCTGCATCACGACGTCGTGCTTGGCCATGAAGTTCAATACCGAAGGCACCGAGAACCACTGGGTCAATCCATTCGAGCGAATGAACTCGGCGAGCCCGTGCGGTAACAAGTTGAGCTGCGGCGGGACCATGTGCAGTTCGGCGCCCGCGGAGAGCGTGCCGTAAACGTCGAACGTAGAGAGATCGAAATGCAGGGCTGTATGCCCCGAGATCCGGTCGCCGGGTTCGAGCCTGAAATAGTTCCGTGCCCATTCTACGAAGGCGATCACGTTACGGTGAGTGATGGGCACTCCCTTGGGGACGCCGGTAGACCCGGAGGTGAACAGAATGTGGGCGATATCGTCCGCGGTGTTTTCGTACTCAGGCGGATCCGAGGGATAGGTATCTACCTCACTCATATCGAAACAACTGGCGAATAGCCGACCCTCCAGTCGGCATCGCTCGATCGAGCCGATCTTCAAGGAGTGCTCGCCGATCTCCTTCAGGATGTCATCCAGAAGCATGACCGTGTCGGCCGAGACCAGCGCACCCCAAGGCTCGGAGATCCGGATCATTGGGGCCAGGCGTGCGGGAGGACTGGCCAGGTCGACCGGGATGTAGGCCGCATCCGCCTTGATCACCCCGAGCATGGCGACTATGGCTGCGGGCGACTTGGGTATTAACAGGCAGATGCGGTCGCCGCGGCGGCAGCCGGCTTCGCGCAATCGCCAAGCCAATTGCGAACTGGTTGTTTCAAGCTCTCCATAGGTTAGGGAGGAACGCCCAAGAGTCACGGCGACGGCGTTAGGGCGCAGTTCGGCCTGTCGCGACGCGTAATCTTGCAGCAGCTTAGGCACAGCGCTTACCCTGCCAAAGCTTCCCGAAAAACGACTGCGGTATGCTCCAGTTCCTCCTCACTGGGGGGAATATCGAGGATGAACGTGCGATAGCCGAGTCCGATATAGCCGGCGATTTCCCGGGCCACGCGTTCGTAGCTTCCTACTAGGTAAGGGCAAAACGTTCGGTAATTGTGAAAAGGCCCGAGCCAATAAGGATGATCGTAGTCCACGGCGGGGCTATGCGACGAAAGTTGTTTGTGCCATTCTGAATCGGACACTTTCATGGCCAGTTGGTGGGCCAGTTGTCCTTCGCGGGTTTCGGGAAAACGCTCGAGGGCAACCCGCCAGGCCTCCTCGGCCGAGTGGCGCGCCACGATGCCCACGCGAACGCCGCAGGGTACCCCCGCGCCTTTTTCTACGCCGCGCTCTTCATTCGGAGGCAAGGGATACTTGATCGCAGTGGCGTCTATGGCCCGAGCCGCCGCCATGCCAGCGTCCGAGGAGCCCGATATCAGGATGCCCGGCTGCAGCGAAGGCGGCAGCTGCGGAGACATCTTGAGATTGTGGATATGGTAAAACTTTCCTTCGAAGCTCACGCCCGACGGACTTTTCAGCAATTTCCGGATGATGAGCGTGTACTCGGTCGTACGGGCATAGCGTTCGTCATGAGGCGTATCGTCGCCTAAAGCCACCAAGTCATTGCGAAAGCCGCCGGCCAGCATGTTCAAATAGATGCGTCGCCCATAGAGAAAGCCCAGCGTCGCAACTTTCTTTGCAGCCGTGTAAGGGTGCATGTAAATCGGCTGGACGGCGACCAGAGGAGAAAGCGTGGCGGTGTGTTCCAGGATCAATTGGCTCACCAGCCACGGGTCGGCCAGAGAATTGTCGGTGTACACCAGAATACCGCGACATCCGATGCGCTCGCTCCAGCGCGCTACCTCCACGACGCGCTGCCGGTAGGTCTTCGGATCACCGGCGGTGGATTGAGGACAGGTCGAAAAAACATCTATCGCATCGAGACCGATGCGAGTTTTTCCATAGAAATCAGCAGGTGCGCTGGTACTTTGAAGCTGCGACATAAGGCCTTCCTTGGACTTGTCGTTTCGGATCGTTGGTTAAAGTCCGCCCGGTACGCACGGGGCGGCTATAGTTGTTATCGGCCGGGCAATCAGATCGACCGAATTACGCGCTTTCTCGATTCGGTATCCATGAATCTCGGAAAGAGCATTCGAATCGTTGCCCAAGCGGCATATTCATATAAACGCCTGACGGTCCGATTCGCCCATTCGTACGTTTACCTATGTTCCGGGACATGACCGAAAACCGGGATGGCGGGCACGCGTTCGACACCCTGTATGTCTCGCGGAGAATCGACACCCTCCACATTACGGTAAGCGGACCCGGCGACACCCGTGCGTACCGGTTTGTTTGGGACGGGCTGATCCAGGAGTCGTTTCCGATGGGCATCCGCCTGGTACTGACTGTCGACGATATCCGCGGTCGGACCGTTCCGGACAGCGTACTCGTCATCCCGCTGAACGTCCGTAAAATCATCGGCACCGCGAACGCAGGGACCCCGACGATGCGGGGAATTACCGGTTTCAGGTCATCAACGGCTCAAAACACCAAACGGTCACCATGCCCCCAACGGGATGGTAACCTCGATATCCAAGTAAATCACGTATGCGAACGATCACGGTTATTTCATCGGTCACCTTGGATGGGATCATACAAGGCATGGGCGCACCGCAGGAGGATCACAGCGGCGGCTTCCGCTTCGGCGGCTGGACCAGGCCATACGGCGACGCGGTCAGTGCGGCCTTGGTCAGGGAAAAATTGGACCAGTCCTCCGACTACTTGTTGGGCCGCCATACCTTCGAGATCTGGGAACCTTATTGGCCGCATCATGCGGACTACTGGCCCAACATCAATACCGGCCAAAAATATGTGCTGTCAAATACGCGCCGGCAATCCGATTGGGCGAACACTACGTTCATCCGTACCGTGGATGACATCCGCAGCCTGAAAGCATCGGATGGGCCGACGCTACAGGTCTGGGGCAGCGGCAAACTGGTGCAGTTGCTGCTGCGGCACGACCTGGTGGACGAATTGCACCTCCAGGTTTTCCCGCTACTGCTGGGTCAGGGCAAAAAGTTGTTCGATGATCAGTCCTCGCCCACGGCGTTCGAATTGATCGACAGCCAGGTAACCACGACGGGCGTTATCGCCAGCCACTACCGGCGGATCGGTAATGTGGAGGCGAACCCTGAACCGGCCGGTAAGCGCCGGTAGCGCCCGCGTGGTTAGGCCTGTGCAGCGTGTTGGCGCAGCTTCCACGCCAGCGCCGCATAACTCAGCAGGCTGAACACTGCGGTCAAGACTCCCGACAGCAGGATCGGTCTGACGCTATCGGACGACGTACCGCTCTGCATCAGTAGGGTCCGATAGCCGCTCAGGAAATGCGCCGGCGGAAGGATGTCTGCTGCCCGGGAACGGCCTCGGGCATCTGGCTCAACGGCCGGGTATGGCCGCTCAGCACCAAGCATGGCGTCGCCACGACCGTCAGGATTTCGGTGGCCTTCAACTGGTTGGGCACCAGAATGCCGGCGAGTATGCCCAGGAACGATGCCGAAGCCACGAACAGCCCTGCAGCCCCCAATTGCCACGGCGTCCCCCGCTGACGTCAATCGCTAGGCGACGGTTCGGTTTTGCGCACCGTGCGAGACATCGGATTCACGGTTTTCAATCGATCCGCGAGATAACGCTGCATGAATCGCCCAGCCAGCGGCAGAAGGGCGGCGCCAAAAGATGCGTGGCCCAAACGAATTCTACGCCACGCGTTTTGCACGGCCGTCACGTCGCCTTGTTGTCTTATCCGATCTAGGTAAAGCAGGATCGCGTCCCGCGCGCGGGCGGAGTGGCCACATGCGAGATTGTCGATGGTTTGGTGGAGTTGAACGATCGTGGGGTCGATGCCGTGATGGCCAAGAATATCCGCGGCCTCCATGTAGCCGGCGCCGAGGCCGCTAAGCTCGATGGCCAGATTAAGACCCAAGAGCTCCGGGAAATAGCGATCCTTTAGCAGCCCGATAGCGAGCATGTAAACCGGGAATTCAAAGGCAGCGTCAATAAACCTCGCATCGCGGGCGAAATCCTCGGTTTCGAACTCAGGGGTCGTCAAGCTCAAGCTTTGGAGCAGTCGCCGATAGACGTTGGCGTGATTCCGTTCGGGGTTGCCGTTTCCCACTTCGTCAGCATAGATCTGTAGTAAATGCCGTTCCACCTCCCCGAGGTTCTCGGAAGCCGTCGGAACAGCGGCCAGCCAGCACCCGTCCACCAGGATGGAAGGTGCGAGTTGTAGAGCCGCCCAGACGCAAAAATCCCGA
This region includes:
- a CDS encoding ABC transporter permease codes for the protein MTLLNTANRRHFYRHPLQLVLAVCGIALGVAMLVSVDLAVESSRRAFQLSMTALTGKTTHHILAGSGTLDEKLYPQLRRDLGDLTMAPVVEGYVEAGGETLRLAGFDPFAESPIRQGIAQSALAALVDLLTEPGTVLISRITAERLGVGPGAQLTVDVAGSPQTIRVVGYIDPEEKPDPALEGLLLADIATAQEILGKIGRLDRIDLVLSDDPGELQKLQGLLPENVTLVDAAGRNTATTRMTRAFETNLKAMSLMALLVGLFLIYNTMSFAVLQRRPLLANLRILGVTRAQVMGEILRESGLLGLAGSLLGLMFGLAAARALLDQIARTINDMYFVVTVTQFSVSPTALLRSLAIGISASVLAALPAALDAASTRPVRTQHRSSLEQSVRRWLPKLALSGLICGLLGVFLLNWRNAGLIPAIAGIFLVAGAYALFIPTAMLGLTHFCPRTASPIVRLAIRGTSAALSRTGLATAALSVSVAVAIGVGTMVESFRVTIADWLEQLLQADLYVARPAAPGIASDPLPSTLIEKAIRLPDIAGFSLARRTFAESSLGRVELMAYQPAFPERSAFHFKSGDDQNIWKRFMTEPVVIVSEPFAARHGLRAGDSLTLSTSRGMKSLVIAGVLFDYRSDQGLVILRRDLYTELWNDAGVTSLGLYLASGVTAEEAKSSIRKLAGTAGAVLIRSNREIRDASMAFFERTFAVTHVLRLLAIGVALIGILSALLAIQLERTREFAVLRSLGMTPRQLTSLVLTQTGFLGFCAGIFALPLGLVLAIALVKVINFRSFGWSMELAVSGADLWQAPLLAITAALIAGLYPAWRASRLTPALALREE
- a CDS encoding ABC transporter ATP-binding protein — translated: MHTQTPTVINPEQPLLILRGVTHSYREGDRRRLVLLGIDAEIGERSFVALLGQSGSGKSTLLNLIAGLDTADSGSIIVRGLELNGLREPDRTLFRRRHIGFVYQFFNLLPTLTVLENVALPAELNGFSAAEAQERALALLDEVGLADRHGSYPDSLSGGEQQRVALARALVHDPALILADEPTGNLDSTTGQHILDLLDHLVRKSGKTLLVATHSREVAERADAVWEIRDGKLRP
- the egtD gene encoding L-histidine N(alpha)-methyltransferase; this encodes MTAGRIRFTDREPAPTDILDEVLKGLRSPKKRLPPKLFYDKRGSELFEAICETPEYYPTRTETGILHDSAAAIAETIGQNCVLIEPGSGNSQKVQILLETLRPAVYMPIDISKDHLKRSVEALGTAYQWLHVHAVCMDYTAGFESFEAAPVSIGSKKVVFFPGSTIGNFEPRDALAFLRMVARLVGRDGGLLIGVDLKKDPAVLHRAYNDAQGLTREFNLNVLHRLNAELDADFDPNRFYHYAFYNAGESRIEMHLISRCAQNVRLAGEILSFAEGESVHTENSYKYTVHEFQTLARTAGFQVQGCWLDDRNLFSIHYFDVPS
- the egtB gene encoding ergothioneine biosynthesis protein EgtB codes for the protein MIQTDLSARFALGEDLTTLIGAYRAVRSDSETLCAPLAIEDYVVQAMPEVSPPKWHLAHTTWFFETFLLIPYLKSYRLFHERYGYLFNSYYETVGAFFPRPQRGLLTRPTVDEIYRYRAHVDEAVTELLSAPPASQQDEIAARLALGLNHEQQHQELLLTDIKYNFGINPLRPAYSTVKHPKTRSAPALEWLDYDGGLKEIGHSGSGFAYDNETPRHKVYLRDYRLASRLVTNGEFLEFIEAGGYRRADLWLSDGWAALKQRGWQAPLYWEYIDGKWWLMTLSGMRPLDENEPVCHVSYYEADAYARFRGKRLPTEAEWECAAADCAIQGNFRESGRYHPVAISQPVEHRIAQMFGDVWEWTQSSYAPYPGFKPLAGAIGEYNGKFMCNQMVLRGGSCATPKSHIRATYRNFFYPPDRWQFTGIRLAEDAS
- a CDS encoding GNAT family N-acetyltransferase, whose translation is MSLELARVRTLRRQGIRPLTPDDVDAAAAVLQQVFRTDCPTEPGRLADYIRRLCLETPGYDPEIPSLVYEDAEGRVAGFLRVSVQRMTFDGRPMRMACSGPFATLPEARAKGAGVFLLRHFLNGPQDLSITDGANEQGRFLWERLGGQTVHVHCLGWIHLLRPATFASEYIARKYPGFRKLMTICQPLSILLDRALGALVKKRRPRSARPPVRLIEEDLAPKAMASAWPQLSTRWRLRPDYDETYLAWLLDEMSRVVSRGSLIGRQIRTEGGKLVGWYLYYLSPHRVAEVMQIAASENHETHVLEYLFADAERRGAGAVMGRLEPWLIQPLYCNRCHGYYRASTLALLNARRSELAAAVHAGQAFLTRADGEWWTGFREQL
- a CDS encoding phosphopantetheine-binding protein; protein product: MPQSIQPLTQTVTRILFDRLNIEISEPDADLVDSGLLDSLLLVNLIAQLEREFGISVSLDDLDLNLEKFRSVNRIAAYIESQRNLVDVA
- a CDS encoding GNAT family N-acetyltransferase, whose product is MTLLRKLDDDWLTTAAEWLAAEENYRWLDFGGDTQILTPLLLKVMAQRDTHYLRLFAPRENARPIGLVGLSDISPWFKTATLWYVLGDKTYLARGHTTRAVLELLDHGFGRLGLQAITAWAVEINVASIRVLEKVGFRPIGRRRCCHRLGDRYLDRLLFDLLAHEHRSTACLKASNR
- a CDS encoding amino acid adenylation domain-containing protein; this encodes MPKLLQDYASRQAELRPNAVAVTLGRSSLTYGELETTSSQLAWRLREAGCRRGDRICLLIPKSPAAIVAMLGVIKADAAYIPVDLASPPARLAPMIRISEPWGALVSADTVMLLDDILKEIGEHSLKIGSIERCRLEGRLFASCFDMSEVDTYPSDPPEYENTADDIAHILFTSGSTGVPKGVPITHRNVIAFVEWARNYFRLEPGDRISGHTALHFDLSTFDVYGTLSAGAELHMVPPQLNLLPHGLAEFIRSNGLTQWFSVPSVLNFMAKHDVVMQNDFPTLKRMLWCGEVLPTPTLIHFMQRLPHVRFTNLYGPTEATIASSYYTVPECPRDALTPIPIGTACAGEELLVLDAHLNEVPPGEIGDLYIRGAGLSPGYWKDPEKTAAAFLPYPGASNPKDRIYKTGDLARRGEDGLIYFVGRADTQIKSRGYRIDLGEVEAAFHSLECLEECAVVALPTDGFEGNTICCAYVPRQGQSVSPPYLRRQASRLLPSYALPTRWLAMERLPKNANGKIDRPLLRNLFRHDTSAET